The proteins below come from a single Plantactinospora sp. KBS50 genomic window:
- the polA gene encoding DNA polymerase I has protein sequence MTATTPRLLLLDGHSLAYRAFFALPVENFSTTTGQPTNAVYGFTSMLINVLRDERPTHVVVAFDLSRRSFRTEKYADYKAGRKESPPEFAGQVSLIKEVLTALRIPAVEKENYEADDVIATLACQARDAGMSVLICTGDRDAFQLVGEQVTVLYPRKGVSDLARMDPAAVTERYGVGPDRYRDLAALVGESSDNLSGIPGVGPKTAAKWINTYGGVEGVVAQADAIKGKAGESLRERLADVIRNYDLNRLVIDLELPLRPDDALWAGWDREAVHQVFDTLEFRILRDRLYQYLDAVEPEAEAGFELAGEQLGAGAVAGWIETHLPAGTPCGVAVSGSFGRGAGELTGMALATADGVAAWFDPAALEPADDAAVAAWLADAQRPKVLHDSKPAMLAFAERGWSLGGVARDTALAAYLARPDQRSYDLTDLALRYLHRELKVDAPADGQLTIDGLGDEGEVERNLMLRARATLDLAEAIGAELARDGELSSRLLAEVELPLVGVLGTMERIGIAADTDYLSELEAHFAAGVKEAAQAAYAVVGREFNLGSPKQLQEILFGDLGLPKTKRIKTGYTTDADALQWLFVQTEHPLLAHLLRHRDVARLKSTVDGLLKSVSPDGRIHTTFNQTVAATGRLSSTDPNLQNIPIRTEEGRRIRRAFVVGEGYESLLSADYSQIEMRIMAHLSGDAALIEAFNSGADFHAATASSVFTVPLSEVTADQRRKIKAMNYGLAYGLSAFGLSQQLGISAEEARGLMEEYFSRFGGVRDYLHEVVDRARRDGYTETILGRRRYLPDLVSDNRQRREMAERMALNAPIQGSAADIIKKAMLQVDAALRGSDLGSRMLLQVHDELVFEVAPGERDALVEVVRREMGGAYPLQVPLEVSVGAGRDWNSAEH, from the coding sequence GTGACCGCGACGACTCCGCGCCTGCTGCTGCTCGACGGACATTCCCTGGCCTACCGGGCGTTCTTCGCCCTGCCGGTGGAGAACTTCTCCACCACCACGGGGCAGCCGACGAACGCGGTCTACGGCTTCACCTCCATGCTGATCAACGTGCTCCGGGACGAGCGGCCGACGCACGTCGTGGTGGCCTTCGACCTGTCCCGCCGCTCGTTCCGCACCGAGAAGTACGCGGACTACAAGGCCGGCCGCAAGGAGAGCCCGCCCGAGTTCGCCGGCCAGGTCAGCCTGATCAAGGAGGTGCTGACGGCGCTGCGGATCCCGGCGGTCGAGAAGGAGAACTACGAGGCCGACGACGTGATCGCCACGCTGGCCTGCCAGGCGCGCGACGCGGGGATGTCGGTGCTGATCTGCACCGGCGACCGGGACGCCTTCCAACTGGTCGGTGAGCAGGTCACCGTGCTCTACCCGCGCAAGGGCGTGTCGGACCTGGCCCGGATGGATCCGGCCGCGGTGACCGAGCGCTACGGCGTCGGCCCGGACCGCTATCGGGACCTCGCCGCGCTGGTCGGCGAGAGCAGCGACAACCTCTCCGGCATCCCGGGCGTCGGACCGAAGACCGCGGCCAAGTGGATCAACACGTACGGCGGCGTGGAGGGCGTGGTCGCGCAGGCCGACGCGATCAAGGGCAAGGCCGGCGAGAGCCTGCGGGAGCGGCTGGCCGACGTGATCCGCAACTACGATCTCAACCGCCTGGTCATCGACCTGGAGTTGCCGCTGCGCCCGGACGACGCGCTCTGGGCCGGCTGGGACCGGGAGGCGGTGCACCAGGTCTTCGACACGCTGGAGTTCCGGATCCTGCGCGACCGGCTCTACCAGTACCTCGACGCGGTGGAACCGGAGGCCGAGGCCGGGTTCGAGCTGGCCGGCGAGCAGCTCGGCGCCGGTGCGGTGGCCGGCTGGATCGAGACGCACCTGCCGGCCGGCACCCCGTGCGGGGTGGCGGTCAGCGGCAGCTTCGGGCGCGGCGCCGGTGAGCTGACCGGGATGGCCCTGGCGACCGCCGACGGGGTGGCGGCCTGGTTCGACCCGGCGGCGCTGGAGCCGGCCGACGACGCGGCCGTGGCCGCCTGGCTGGCCGACGCGCAGCGGCCCAAGGTGTTGCACGACAGCAAGCCGGCGATGCTGGCGTTCGCCGAGCGCGGCTGGTCGCTGGGCGGGGTGGCCCGGGACACCGCGCTGGCCGCCTACCTGGCCCGGCCCGACCAGCGCTCGTACGACCTGACCGACCTGGCCCTGCGCTACCTGCACCGGGAGCTGAAGGTGGACGCCCCGGCCGACGGTCAGCTCACCATCGACGGCCTGGGCGACGAGGGCGAGGTCGAGCGCAACCTGATGCTGCGCGCCCGGGCCACCCTGGATCTGGCCGAGGCGATCGGCGCCGAACTGGCCCGGGACGGGGAGCTGTCCAGCCGGCTGCTGGCCGAGGTGGAGCTGCCGCTGGTGGGTGTCCTGGGCACGATGGAGCGGATCGGCATCGCCGCCGACACGGACTACCTGTCGGAGCTGGAGGCGCACTTCGCGGCCGGGGTGAAGGAGGCCGCCCAGGCGGCGTACGCGGTGGTGGGCCGGGAGTTCAACCTGGGCTCGCCGAAGCAGTTGCAGGAGATCCTGTTCGGCGATCTCGGCCTGCCGAAGACGAAGCGGATCAAGACCGGCTACACCACCGACGCCGACGCGCTGCAGTGGCTGTTCGTGCAGACCGAGCACCCGCTGCTAGCGCACCTGCTCCGGCACCGCGACGTGGCCCGGCTGAAGTCCACGGTGGACGGCCTGCTCAAGTCGGTCTCCCCGGACGGGCGCATCCACACCACGTTCAACCAGACCGTCGCGGCCACCGGCCGGCTCTCCTCGACCGACCCCAACCTGCAGAACATCCCCATCCGCACCGAGGAGGGCAGGCGGATCCGCCGGGCGTTCGTGGTGGGGGAGGGGTACGAGTCGCTGCTGTCGGCCGACTACAGCCAGATCGAGATGCGGATCATGGCGCATCTGTCCGGGGACGCCGCGTTGATCGAGGCGTTCAACTCCGGCGCGGACTTCCACGCCGCCACGGCCTCGTCGGTGTTCACCGTGCCGCTGTCCGAGGTGACCGCCGACCAGCGGCGCAAGATCAAGGCGATGAACTACGGCCTCGCGTACGGGCTGAGCGCGTTCGGGCTCTCCCAGCAGCTCGGCATCTCCGCCGAGGAGGCGCGGGGGCTGATGGAGGAGTACTTCAGCCGGTTCGGCGGGGTACGGGACTACCTGCACGAGGTGGTGGACCGGGCCCGGCGGGACGGGTACACCGAGACGATCCTCGGCCGTCGCCGCTACCTGCCGGATCTGGTCAGCGACAACCGGCAGCGGCGGGAGATGGCCGAGCGGATGGCGCTCAACGCCCCCATCCAGGGCTCCGCCGCCGACATCATCAAGAAGGCGATGCTCCAGGTGGACGCCGCGCTGCGCGGCTCCGATCTCGGCTCGCGGATGCTGCTGCAGGTGCACGACGAACTGGTCTTCGAGGTCGCCCCCGGCGAGCGGGACGCGCTGGTCGAGGTGGTCCGCCGCGAGATGGGCGGGGCGTACCCGCTCCAGGTGCCGCTGGAGGTGTCGGTCGGTGCCGGCCGGGACTGGAACAGCGCCGAGCACTGA
- a CDS encoding class I SAM-dependent methyltransferase, with translation MDQQGSADAEPGVSRRPVSDAEARRANRGWWDTDADAYQQEHGAFLGDVDFVWCPEGLREADAGLLGPVAGTRILELGCGAAAAARWLRRAGAEVVATDLSAGMLRHAAAAAHRTGVRVPLVQADALALPFPAGIFDTVCTAFGAVPFVADSAALMREVYRVLRPGGRWVFSVTHPIRWIFLDDPGEGGLLAVHSYFDRRPYVEQDETGTARYVEQHRTLGDRIRELVGAGFVLRDLVEPEWPADHGEVWGQWSPLRGRLFPGTAIYLADKPAG, from the coding sequence ATGGACCAGCAGGGGTCGGCCGACGCGGAACCGGGCGTTTCCCGCCGACCGGTGAGCGACGCCGAGGCGCGGCGGGCCAACCGGGGTTGGTGGGACACCGACGCCGACGCCTACCAGCAGGAACACGGCGCCTTCCTCGGCGACGTGGACTTCGTCTGGTGTCCGGAGGGGCTGCGGGAGGCCGACGCGGGGCTGCTCGGGCCGGTGGCCGGCACCCGGATCCTGGAACTGGGCTGCGGTGCGGCCGCCGCCGCGCGGTGGCTGCGCCGCGCGGGTGCCGAGGTGGTGGCCACCGACCTGTCCGCGGGCATGTTGCGGCACGCCGCGGCCGCGGCCCACCGCACCGGGGTACGCGTGCCGCTGGTCCAGGCCGACGCGCTGGCCCTGCCGTTTCCGGCCGGCATCTTCGACACGGTCTGCACCGCGTTCGGCGCGGTCCCGTTCGTCGCCGACTCGGCGGCCCTGATGCGCGAGGTGTACCGGGTGCTCCGCCCGGGTGGCCGCTGGGTGTTCTCGGTGACCCACCCGATCCGGTGGATCTTCCTGGACGATCCCGGCGAGGGCGGCCTGCTGGCCGTGCACTCGTACTTCGACCGCCGACCGTACGTCGAGCAGGACGAGACCGGCACCGCCCGCTACGTCGAGCAGCACCGGACCCTGGGCGACCGGATCCGCGAACTGGTCGGCGCCGGCTTCGTCCTGCGCGATCTGGTCGAACCGGAGTGGCCGGCCGACCACGGGGAGGTCTGGGGCCAGTGGAGCCCGCTGCGCGGTCGGCTCTTTCCCGGTACGGCCATCTACCTGGCCGACAAGCCCGCGGGCTGA
- a CDS encoding DUF2945 domain-containing protein, with protein sequence MASQQRFRKGDHVSWASHGGRGHGVVQGEITERTRIRGRTVNASPEAPQYRIRNDDSGRDVAHRPEALRRER encoded by the coding sequence ATGGCGAGCCAGCAGCGGTTCCGCAAGGGTGATCACGTCTCCTGGGCCAGCCACGGCGGCCGGGGACACGGCGTCGTGCAGGGCGAGATCACCGAGCGGACCCGGATCCGGGGCCGGACCGTGAACGCCTCGCCGGAGGCGCCGCAGTACCGCATCCGCAACGACGACTCGGGCCGGGACGTCGCGCACCGACCGGAGGCGCTGCGCCGTGAGCGGTGA
- a CDS encoding ABC transporter ATP-binding protein encodes MSEAASPAAAPRIPTQPEPRRALLQVEDVTLRFGGVVALDQIAFEIYDGEILGLIGPNGAGKTTCFNVMTGVYRPTSGIVRFGGERVSGRKPHQISRMGISRTFQNIRLFPEMTALENVMVGTDSRHRTSVPGALFRLYRKRPDPEELPQVTASGGPLRAWQQLRRSSARIFGLSRYILEERAAESMAMELLRFVGIADRANDLARNLPYGYQRRLEIARALGTEPKLICLDEPAAGFNPAEKEDLLDLIRQIRDRGHTVLLIEHDMKLVMGVTDRIVVLEFGRKIADGAPDEVSRDPKVIAAYLGEPADAA; translated from the coding sequence ATGTCTGAGGCGGCCAGCCCGGCGGCGGCGCCGCGGATCCCGACCCAGCCCGAACCGCGTCGCGCGCTGCTGCAGGTCGAGGACGTGACCCTGCGCTTCGGCGGGGTGGTGGCGCTGGACCAGATCGCCTTCGAGATCTACGACGGCGAGATTCTCGGCCTCATCGGCCCGAACGGCGCCGGCAAGACGACCTGCTTCAACGTGATGACCGGCGTCTACCGGCCGACGTCGGGAATCGTCCGGTTCGGCGGGGAGCGGGTCAGCGGGCGCAAGCCACACCAGATCAGCCGGATGGGCATCTCGCGGACCTTCCAGAACATTCGTCTCTTCCCGGAGATGACCGCGCTGGAGAACGTGATGGTGGGTACCGACTCCCGGCACCGCACGAGCGTGCCGGGGGCGCTGTTCCGGCTCTACCGCAAGCGCCCGGATCCGGAGGAACTGCCGCAGGTCACGGCCTCCGGCGGGCCGTTGCGGGCCTGGCAGCAACTGCGCCGGTCCTCGGCCCGGATCTTCGGCCTCTCCCGGTACATCCTGGAGGAGCGGGCGGCCGAGTCCATGGCGATGGAACTGTTGCGCTTCGTCGGGATCGCCGACCGGGCCAACGACCTGGCCCGCAACCTTCCGTACGGGTACCAGCGGCGGCTGGAGATCGCCCGGGCGCTCGGCACCGAGCCGAAGCTGATCTGCCTGGACGAGCCGGCCGCCGGGTTCAACCCGGCCGAGAAGGAGGACCTGCTCGATCTGATCCGCCAGATCCGCGACCGCGGGCACACCGTCCTGCTGATCGAGCACGACATGAAGCTGGTCATGGGCGTCACCGACCGGATCGTGGTGCTGGAGTTCGGCCGGAAGATCGCCGATGGGGCGCCGGACGAGGTCAGCCGGGACCCGAAGGTGATCGCCGCCTACCTTGGGGAGCCCGCCGATGCTGCTTGA
- a CDS encoding branched-chain amino acid ABC transporter permease, whose product MGNRVRGLPAWQRWLGLAAFVVFLYYLPLLGIPGLIWLRTDSIDGGSNWAGVLFTCAVYVLVAIGLNVVVGLAGLLDLGYIGFFAIGAYSVALFGSPNSPVVQAIQHRFDLPATWAISWAICIPIALVLALISGVLLGWPTLRLRGDYLAIVTLGFGEIIRIVARNLDGVTNGPQGISAIPGPEGPPSADNQIFGLIDVKPWYWLALTAVLIMVIGVRRLEHSRVGRSWLAIREDEDAAAVMGVPGFKFKLWAFAIGAALGGLSGFLFASRYAFIDPTQFNANLSILFVAMVVVGGSGNMVGVSVGAVLLAYLPERFREVADYRWLVFGLAMVLVMILRPQGLIPSVRRARELRDRAKEATVNV is encoded by the coding sequence ATCGGCAACCGCGTGCGGGGTCTGCCGGCCTGGCAGCGCTGGCTGGGACTGGCCGCGTTCGTCGTCTTCCTCTACTACCTGCCGCTGCTGGGCATCCCCGGCCTGATCTGGCTGCGGACGGATTCCATCGACGGCGGCAGCAACTGGGCCGGTGTGCTCTTCACCTGCGCGGTCTACGTGCTGGTGGCGATCGGGCTCAACGTGGTGGTCGGCCTGGCTGGCCTGCTCGACCTGGGCTACATCGGATTCTTCGCCATCGGCGCGTACAGCGTGGCGCTGTTCGGCTCGCCGAACTCGCCCGTGGTGCAGGCGATCCAGCACCGGTTCGACCTGCCCGCGACCTGGGCGATCAGCTGGGCGATCTGCATCCCGATCGCGCTGGTCCTGGCGTTGATCTCCGGGGTCCTGCTCGGCTGGCCGACCCTCCGGCTGCGCGGCGACTACCTGGCGATCGTCACCCTCGGCTTCGGCGAGATCATCAGGATCGTCGCCCGGAACCTGGACGGGGTGACCAACGGGCCGCAGGGTATCTCCGCGATTCCCGGCCCGGAGGGCCCGCCGTCGGCCGACAACCAGATCTTCGGCCTGATCGACGTGAAGCCGTGGTACTGGCTGGCCCTCACCGCGGTGCTGATCATGGTGATCGGGGTGCGGCGGTTGGAGCACAGCCGGGTCGGCCGGTCCTGGCTGGCGATCCGGGAGGACGAGGACGCCGCCGCGGTGATGGGCGTGCCCGGGTTCAAGTTCAAGCTGTGGGCGTTCGCCATCGGTGCGGCGCTCGGCGGCCTCTCCGGCTTCCTGTTCGCCAGCCGGTACGCGTTCATCGACCCCACCCAGTTCAACGCGAACCTCTCCATCCTGTTCGTCGCCATGGTCGTCGTCGGCGGCTCCGGCAACATGGTGGGGGTGTCGGTCGGCGCCGTGCTGCTGGCCTACCTTCCGGAGCGGTTCCGCGAGGTGGCCGACTACCGGTGGCTGGTCTTCGGTCTGGCGATGGTGCTGGTGATGATCCTGCGCCCGCAGGGGCTGATCCCGAGCGTCCGGCGTGCCCGGGAACTGCGGGATCGCGCGAAGGAGGCGACTGTCAATGTCTGA
- the rpsA gene encoding 30S ribosomal protein S1: MTSSIEATSSANRVTVDDLGTEEAFLAAIDETIKYFNDGDIVEGTVVKVDRDEVLLDIGYKTEGVIPSRELSIKHDVDPAEVVSVGDHIEALVLQKEDKEGRLILSKKRAQYERAWGTIERIKDEDGVVRGSVIEVVKGGLILDIGLRGFLPASLVEMRRVRDLQPYVGRELEAKIIELDKNRNNVVLSRRAWLEQTQSEVRTEFLNKLQKGQVRKGVVSSIVNFGAFVDLGGVDGLVHVSELSWKHIDHPSEVVEVGQEVEVEVLDVDLDRERVSLSLKATQEDPWRQFARTHAIQQIVPGKVTKLVPFGAFVRVDDGIEGLVHISELAERHVEIPEQVVQVGSDVMVKVIDIDLERRRISLSLKQANEGFVEGEENFDPTLYGMTATYDNEGNYIYPEGFDPETGEWLEGYDKQREAWEQQYAEARQRWEAHTKQVQSSRAAEAEAAANPAPPTGGSTSSSTPAPTRQAEEPAGTLATDEALAALREKLAGGK, translated from the coding sequence ATGACGAGCAGCATCGAGGCCACCTCGAGCGCCAACCGGGTCACCGTCGATGACCTCGGCACGGAAGAAGCCTTCCTCGCGGCCATCGACGAGACCATCAAGTACTTCAACGACGGCGACATTGTCGAAGGCACCGTCGTCAAGGTCGATCGGGACGAGGTCCTGCTCGACATCGGCTACAAGACCGAGGGTGTGATCCCCTCGCGCGAGTTGTCGATCAAGCACGACGTCGATCCCGCCGAGGTGGTGTCCGTCGGTGACCACATCGAGGCCCTCGTCCTCCAGAAGGAGGACAAGGAGGGTCGCCTGATCCTGTCGAAGAAGCGTGCCCAGTACGAACGCGCCTGGGGCACCATCGAGCGGATCAAGGACGAGGACGGCGTCGTGCGCGGCTCCGTCATCGAGGTGGTCAAGGGTGGCCTCATCCTCGACATCGGGCTGCGCGGCTTCCTGCCCGCCTCCCTGGTCGAGATGCGCCGGGTGCGGGATCTGCAGCCGTACGTGGGCCGCGAGCTCGAAGCCAAGATCATCGAGCTGGACAAGAACCGCAACAACGTGGTGCTGTCCCGCCGGGCCTGGCTGGAGCAGACGCAGTCCGAGGTGCGCACCGAGTTCCTCAACAAGCTCCAGAAGGGCCAGGTCCGCAAGGGCGTGGTCTCCTCGATCGTCAACTTCGGCGCGTTCGTCGACCTTGGCGGCGTGGACGGTCTGGTGCACGTCTCCGAGCTGTCCTGGAAGCACATCGACCACCCGTCCGAGGTTGTCGAGGTCGGCCAGGAGGTCGAGGTCGAGGTCCTGGACGTCGACCTGGACCGCGAGCGGGTCTCGCTGTCGCTGAAGGCGACCCAGGAAGACCCGTGGCGCCAGTTCGCCCGGACCCACGCGATCCAGCAGATCGTGCCCGGCAAGGTCACCAAGCTGGTGCCCTTCGGCGCGTTCGTCCGGGTCGACGACGGCATCGAGGGCCTGGTGCACATCTCCGAGCTGGCCGAGCGGCACGTGGAGATCCCGGAGCAGGTCGTCCAGGTCGGTTCGGACGTCATGGTCAAGGTCATCGACATCGACCTGGAGCGCCGGCGGATCTCGCTGTCGCTCAAGCAGGCGAACGAGGGCTTCGTGGAGGGCGAGGAGAACTTCGACCCCACCCTCTACGGCATGACCGCCACGTACGACAACGAGGGCAACTACATCTACCCGGAGGGCTTCGACCCGGAGACGGGCGAGTGGCTCGAGGGGTACGACAAGCAGCGGGAGGCCTGGGAGCAGCAGTACGCGGAGGCCCGGCAGCGTTGGGAGGCGCACACCAAGCAGGTGCAGTCCTCCCGCGCCGCGGAGGCCGAGGCGGCGGCCAACCCGGCACCGCCCACCGGCGGCAGCACCTCCTCCAGCACTCCGGCGCCGACCCGTCAGGCGGAGGAGCCGGCCGGCACCCTCGCCACCGACGAGGCGCTCGCCGCGCTGCGGGAGAAGCTCGCCGGCGGCAAGTAG
- a CDS encoding antibiotic biosynthesis monooxygenase yields the protein MVLEVALIDVRPGSEDAFAAAYAEGHRVLAGTPGCRSVRMTRGIESPSRFVLLVEWDSVKDHEDNFRGTDRYTTWRSLIGPYFAQPPRVEHFTDVPA from the coding sequence ATGGTGCTGGAGGTGGCGTTGATCGACGTACGGCCCGGGAGCGAGGACGCGTTCGCCGCCGCGTACGCCGAGGGACACCGGGTGCTCGCGGGCACCCCCGGATGCCGGTCGGTGCGGATGACCCGGGGCATCGAGTCGCCGTCGCGGTTCGTGCTGCTGGTCGAGTGGGACTCGGTGAAGGACCACGAGGACAACTTCCGCGGCACCGACCGCTACACCACCTGGCGTTCGCTGATCGGCCCCTACTTCGCCCAGCCGCCGCGGGTGGAGCACTTCACCGACGTGCCGGCCTGA
- a CDS encoding ABC transporter ATP-binding protein → MLLELHNVSVCYGRIEALHGISLHVDEGEVVALIGANGAGKTTTMRALSGIRPLAGGRIVFAGEDISRLRADLRVVRGLCQSPEGRQIFPGMTVLENLDMGAYSRRDTAGIAADLKRVFELFPRLAERRRQPGGTLSGGEQQMLAVGRALMSRPKLLLLDEPSMGLAPMVIKQIFDIITEINEQGTTILLVEQNAQQALARAHRGYVLETGRIVKEGSGRELMHDPAVREAYLGVS, encoded by the coding sequence ATGCTGCTTGAGCTGCACAACGTCTCCGTGTGCTACGGCCGGATCGAGGCGCTGCACGGCATCAGCCTCCACGTGGACGAGGGTGAGGTCGTGGCCCTGATCGGGGCCAACGGGGCCGGCAAGACGACCACGATGCGGGCGTTGTCCGGGATCCGTCCGTTGGCCGGTGGGCGGATCGTCTTCGCCGGTGAGGACATCAGCCGGCTGCGCGCCGACCTGCGGGTGGTGCGCGGGCTCTGCCAGTCTCCGGAGGGCCGGCAGATCTTCCCCGGCATGACGGTGCTGGAGAACCTGGACATGGGCGCCTACAGCCGGCGGGACACGGCGGGGATCGCCGCCGACCTCAAGCGGGTGTTCGAACTGTTTCCCCGGCTCGCCGAGCGGCGGCGGCAGCCGGGCGGGACGCTCTCCGGCGGCGAGCAGCAGATGCTGGCGGTGGGCCGGGCGTTGATGAGCCGGCCGAAGCTGCTGCTGCTCGACGAGCCGTCGATGGGGCTGGCCCCGATGGTGATCAAGCAGATCTTCGACATCATCACCGAGATCAACGAGCAGGGCACCACGATCCTGCTCGTCGAGCAGAACGCCCAGCAGGCGCTCGCCCGGGCGCACCGGGGGTACGTGCTGGAGACCGGCCGGATCGTCAAGGAGGGCAGCGGCCGGGAGCTGATGCACGACCCGGCGGTCCGGGAGGCGTACCTCGGCGTTTCCTGA
- the uvrB gene encoding excinuclease ABC subunit UvrB, whose amino-acid sequence MAIEIPRLDGRFQVISEFQPSGDQPTAIAELERRVRRGDRHAVLLGATGTGKSATTAWLVERLQRPTLVLAPNKTLCAQLAKEFAELLPHNAVEYFVSYYDYYQPEAYIPQTDTYIEKDSSINEEVERLRHKATMSLLTRRDVVVVATVSAIYGLGTPEEYLDRAARVVVGQEIERDKLLRRLVDIQYTRNDMAFQRGTFRVRGDTLEIIPAYEELAVRIEFFGDEVEKLYYLHPLTGEVIRETNGLLIFPATHYAAGPERMERAIAGIETELAERLAELERQNKLLEAQRLRMRTTYDVEMMRQVGFCSGIENYSMHIDGRSPGDPPHCLLDYFPDDFLTVIDESHQTVSQIGGMYEGDASRKRMLIEHGFRLPSAADNRPLRFDEFLDRVGQMVFLSATPGSWELEQSGGEYVEQVIRPTGLVDPEVVVKPTRGQIDDLMHEIKLRTERDERVLVTTLTKKMAEDLSDYLLEHGIRVRYLHSEVDTLRRVELLRELRKGDYDVLVGINLLREGLDLPEVSLVAILDADKEGFLRSGRSLIQTIGRAARNVSGQVHMYADKVTPSMAAAIEETNRRRAKQIAHNEANGISPQPLRKKIHDILDDIYREAEDTERTTVGGAARQLSRGKAPVKETRSRSAAGTPSRAGMARADLAQLIQELNDQMLAAARELQFELAARIRDEVAELKKELRGMDVAGVA is encoded by the coding sequence ATGGCGATCGAGATCCCACGGCTGGACGGCCGGTTCCAGGTCATCAGCGAGTTCCAGCCGTCCGGAGACCAGCCGACCGCGATCGCCGAGCTGGAGCGGCGGGTGCGCCGCGGCGACCGGCACGCGGTCCTGCTGGGCGCGACCGGCACCGGCAAGAGCGCCACGACCGCGTGGCTGGTCGAGCGGTTGCAGCGGCCCACCCTGGTACTGGCGCCCAACAAGACCCTCTGCGCGCAGTTGGCGAAGGAGTTCGCCGAGCTGCTGCCGCACAACGCGGTCGAATACTTCGTCTCGTACTACGACTACTACCAGCCCGAGGCGTACATCCCGCAGACCGACACCTACATCGAGAAGGACTCCTCGATCAACGAGGAGGTGGAGCGGTTGCGGCACAAGGCGACGATGTCCCTGCTCACCCGGCGGGACGTGGTGGTGGTGGCGACCGTCTCGGCGATCTACGGCCTGGGCACCCCGGAGGAGTACCTCGACCGGGCGGCCCGGGTCGTGGTGGGCCAGGAGATCGAGCGGGACAAGCTGCTCCGCCGGCTGGTCGACATCCAGTACACCCGCAACGACATGGCGTTCCAGCGGGGGACGTTCCGGGTCCGGGGTGACACGCTGGAGATCATCCCGGCGTACGAGGAACTGGCGGTGCGGATCGAGTTCTTCGGTGACGAGGTGGAGAAGCTCTACTATCTGCACCCGCTGACCGGCGAGGTGATCCGGGAGACCAACGGCCTGCTGATCTTCCCGGCGACGCACTACGCGGCCGGCCCGGAGCGGATGGAACGGGCGATCGCCGGCATCGAGACCGAGCTGGCCGAGCGGCTGGCCGAGCTGGAGCGGCAGAACAAGCTGCTGGAGGCCCAGCGGTTGCGGATGCGCACGACGTACGACGTCGAGATGATGCGCCAGGTCGGGTTCTGTTCGGGCATCGAGAACTACTCGATGCACATCGACGGGCGTTCGCCCGGTGACCCGCCGCACTGCCTGCTCGACTACTTCCCGGACGACTTCCTCACGGTCATCGACGAGTCGCACCAGACGGTGTCCCAGATCGGCGGCATGTACGAGGGCGACGCGTCCCGCAAGCGGATGCTGATCGAGCACGGCTTCCGGCTGCCCAGCGCGGCCGACAACCGGCCGCTGCGCTTCGACGAGTTCCTGGACCGGGTCGGCCAGATGGTCTTCCTCTCCGCGACCCCCGGCTCGTGGGAGCTGGAACAGTCCGGCGGGGAGTACGTCGAGCAGGTGATCCGCCCGACCGGCCTGGTGGACCCGGAGGTGGTGGTCAAGCCCACCCGGGGCCAGATCGACGATCTCATGCACGAGATCAAACTGCGCACCGAGCGGGACGAGCGGGTGCTGGTCACCACGTTGACCAAGAAGATGGCCGAGGATCTGTCCGACTACCTCCTCGAACACGGCATCCGGGTGCGCTACCTGCACTCCGAGGTGGACACGCTGCGCCGGGTCGAGCTGCTGCGGGAGCTGCGCAAGGGCGACTACGACGTGCTGGTCGGCATCAACCTGCTGCGGGAGGGCCTGGACCTGCCCGAGGTGTCGCTGGTGGCGATCCTCGACGCGGACAAGGAGGGCTTCCTGCGCAGCGGCCGGTCGCTCATCCAGACGATCGGGCGGGCCGCCCGCAACGTCTCCGGCCAGGTGCACATGTACGCGGACAAGGTCACCCCGTCGATGGCCGCCGCGATCGAGGAGACCAACCGGCGGCGTGCCAAGCAGATCGCGCACAACGAGGCCAACGGGATCAGCCCGCAGCCGCTGCGGAAGAAGATCCACGACATCCTCGACGACATCTACCGGGAGGCCGAGGACACCGAGCGGACCACCGTCGGCGGCGCGGCCCGGCAGCTGTCCCGGGGGAAGGCGCCGGTCAAGGAGACCCGCAGCCGGTCGGCCGCCGGCACGCCGTCCCGGGCCGGCATGGCCCGGGCCGATCTGGCGCAGCTCATCCAGGAGCTGAACGACCAGATGCTGGCCGCGGCCCGGGAACTGCAGTTCGAGCTCGCCGCACGGATCCGGGACGAGGTCGCGGAGCTCAAGAAGGAACTGCGCGGGATGGACGTCGCGGGCGTCGCCTAG
- a CDS encoding DUF3140 domain-containing protein, protein MRPGELQRWLETDESKTVGWRRGGGESVGHDSGRKIVNLLRRRRAELTDADYRHMRKVVGYVRRHMAQRPRGDVRRTRWRYSLMNWGHDPLK, encoded by the coding sequence ATGCGACCCGGCGAACTCCAGCGGTGGCTGGAGACCGACGAGTCCAAGACGGTCGGCTGGCGCCGGGGCGGCGGCGAGTCCGTGGGACACGACTCCGGGCGGAAGATCGTCAACCTGCTCCGGCGCAGGCGCGCCGAACTGACCGACGCCGACTACAGACACATGCGCAAGGTCGTCGGGTACGTCCGCCGGCACATGGCGCAGCGGCCCCGCGGCGACGTCCGGCGGACCCGGTGGCGGTACTCCCTGATGAACTGGGGTCACGACCCCCTGAAGTAG